The Conger conger chromosome 15, fConCon1.1, whole genome shotgun sequence genome contains a region encoding:
- the LOC133111406 gene encoding histone H2B 1/2-like, which translates to MPEPAKPAPKKGSKKAVSKTAAKGGKKRRKTRKESYAIYVYKVLKQVHPDTGISSKAMGIMNSFVNDIFERIAGESSRLAHYNKRSTITSREIQTAVRLLLPGELAKHAVSEGTKAVTKYTSSK; encoded by the coding sequence ATGCCTGAGCCTGCCAAGCCCGCGCCTAAAAAGGGTTCGAAGAAAGCGGTCAGCAAGACCGCAGCGAAAGGAGGAAAGAAGCGTAGAAAGACCAGGAAGGAGAGCTACGCTATCTACGTGTACAAGGTCCTAAAGCAAGTGCATCCTGATACTGGCATTTCGTCTAAAGCCATGGGCATCATGAATTCGTTTGTCAACGATATTTTTGAGCGTATTGCTGGTGAGTCTTCTCGTTTGGCTCACTACAACAAGCGTTCTACCATCACTTCAAGGGAGATTCAGACTGCCGTGCGCCTTCTCCTGCCTGGAGAGTTGGCCAAACACGCAGTGTCTGAGGGTACCAAGGCCGTGACAAAGTACACCAGCTCCAAGTAA
- the LOC133111115 gene encoding histone H3-like, translated as MYSQTMKQSTGGKAPRKQLATKAARKSAPATGGVKKPHHYRPGTVALREIRRYQKSTELLIRKLPFQRLVREIAQDFKTDLRFQRSAVMALQEASEAYLVGLFEDTNLCAIHAKRVTIMPKDIQLARRIRGERA; from the exons ATgtacag TCAAACAATGAAACAGTCTACCGGTGGGAAAGCGCCCAGGAAGCAGCTCGCCACTAAGGCTGCGCGTAAGAGTGCGCCTGCGACAGGCGGCGTGAAGAAGCCCCATCATTACAGGCCGGGTACTGTAGCCTTACGAGAAATCCGCCGCTATCAGAAGTCTACCGAGCTGTTGATTCGCAAGCTGCCGTTCCAGCGTCTTGTGCGAGAGATCGCTCAAGATTTCAAGACCGATCTCCGCTTCCAAAGGTCAGCTGTGATGGCTCTTCAGGAGGCCAGCGAGGCTTATCTGGTTGGTCTGTTTGAGGACACCAATCTGTGCGCCATTCATGCCAAGAGGGTGACCATCATGCCCAAAGATATCCAGCTGGCCCGCCGCATTCGTGGAGAGCGCGCTTAA
- the LOC133111114 gene encoding histone H4: MSGRGKGGKGLGKGGAKRHRKVLRDNIQGITKPAIRRLARRGGVKRISGLIYEETRGVLKVFLENVIRDAVTYTEHAKRKTVTAMDVVYALKRQGRTLYGFGG, from the coding sequence ATGTCTGGTCGCGGTAAAGGTGGAAAGGGTCTTGGTAAAGGGGGCGCTAAGCGTCATCGCAAAGTTCTGCGTGACAATATCCAGGGTATTACAAAGCCTGCGATTCGTCGTTTGGCTCGCCGTGGAGGAGTCAAGCGTATATCTGGTCTGATCTACGAAGAGACTCGTGGAGTCCTGAAGGTGTTTTTGGAGAATGTGATCCGCGATGCTGTCACCTACACTGAACACGCAAAGCGAAAGACCGTGACCGCTATGGATGTAGTTTATGCTCTGAAGCGTCAGGGTCGCACTCTGTACGGCTTCGGTGGATAA